The following coding sequences are from one Prochlorococcus marinus CUG1438 window:
- the thiC gene encoding phosphomethylpyrimidine synthase ThiC gives MRSSWIKPRLGKSNVTQMNFARNGYITEEMSFVAKKENLPASLIMEEVARGRLIIPANINHLNLEPMSIGIASRCKVNANIGASPNASDINEEVEKLRLAVKYGADTVMDLSTGGVNLDEVRQAIINESPVPIGTVPVYQALESVHGSIDRLTEDDFLHIIEKHCQQGVDYQTIHAGLLIEHLPKVKGRITGIVSRGGGILAQWMLHHFKQNPLYTRFDDICEIFKKYDCTFSLGDSLRPGCLHDASDDAQLAELKTLGELTRRAWEHNVQVMVEGPGHVPMDQIEFNVRKQMEECSEAPFYVLGPLVTDISPGYDHISSAIGAAMAGWYGTSMLCYVTPKEHLGLPNAEDVREGLIAYKIAAHAADIARHRAGARDRDDELSHARYNFDWNKQFELSLDPERAKQYHDETLPQEIFKKAEFCSMCGPKHCPMNSKISDESLDELKDRLEQCNTSV, from the coding sequence ATGGAAGAAGTAGCAAGAGGAAGATTAATCATCCCAGCTAATATTAATCATTTGAATCTTGAGCCAATGTCTATTGGTATAGCTTCTAGATGTAAAGTTAATGCAAATATTGGTGCTTCTCCTAATGCAAGTGATATTAATGAAGAAGTAGAAAAGCTTAGGCTGGCCGTTAAATATGGGGCTGATACGGTTATGGATCTTTCTACTGGAGGAGTAAATTTAGATGAAGTGCGCCAAGCTATTATTAATGAATCCCCTGTACCTATTGGAACTGTCCCTGTTTACCAAGCTTTAGAAAGCGTACATGGTTCAATAGATAGACTAACTGAAGACGATTTCCTTCATATTATTGAAAAACATTGTCAGCAGGGCGTTGATTATCAAACTATTCATGCTGGATTATTGATTGAGCATCTGCCAAAAGTTAAAGGAAGAATTACAGGAATCGTAAGTAGAGGGGGAGGTATTTTGGCCCAATGGATGTTACATCATTTTAAGCAAAACCCTCTTTATACAAGATTTGATGATATTTGCGAGATTTTTAAAAAATATGATTGCACTTTTTCTTTAGGTGATTCACTTAGGCCTGGATGTTTGCATGATGCTTCTGATGATGCTCAGCTTGCTGAATTAAAGACTTTAGGAGAGCTTACTAGAAGAGCATGGGAACATAATGTTCAAGTAATGGTTGAGGGTCCCGGTCATGTACCTATGGATCAAATTGAGTTTAACGTGAGGAAGCAGATGGAAGAATGTTCAGAAGCGCCCTTTTACGTACTTGGCCCATTAGTAACAGATATATCTCCTGGATATGATCATATATCAAGTGCTATAGGGGCGGCTATGGCAGGCTGGTATGGAACTTCTATGTTGTGTTATGTAACCCCAAAAGAACATTTAGGTCTTCCAAATGCAGAAGATGTACGAGAAGGATTAATTGCCTATAAGATAGCCGCACATGCCGCGGACATAGCAAGACATCGAGCTGGAGCTCGTGATAGAGATGACGAACTTAGTCATGCAAGGTATAACTTTGATTGGAATAAACAATTCGAACTCTCATTAGATCCAGAAAGAGCAAAGCAATATCATGATGAGACATTACCTCAAGAAATCTTTAAAAAGGCCGAATTTTGTTCAATGTGTGGTCCTAAGCATTGCCCGATGAATTCAAAAATTTCTGATGAATCTCTTGATGAACTTAAGGATAGACTGGAGCAATGTAATACTTCAGTATAA